Proteins from a genomic interval of Lolium perenne isolate Kyuss_39 chromosome 1, Kyuss_2.0, whole genome shotgun sequence:
- the LOC127324806 gene encoding uncharacterized protein — protein sequence MASPAIRSAGALRHRLPRLLSSATTRSPSYSTKVKGRRFDKETLASAKRLEEGANSREQHTKGEEEQYAKIDSPAWISLSKKCWTSIHIGGRDLEMTGAVSFLWDIADKIMDSK from the exons ATGGCGTCGCCGGCGATCCGCTCCGCGGGAGCGCTCCGCCACCGGCTTCCGCGTCTCCTCTCCTCCGCCACCACCCGCTCCCCCTCATACTCCACCAAGGTCAAA GGGCGTCGATTTGACAAGGAGACACTGGCTAGCGCGAAGAGGCTCGAGGAGGGTGCCAATTCCAGGGAACAGCACACCAAGGGCGAGGAGGAACAGTATGCCAAGATAGACTCGCCTGCTTGGATTTCGCTCTCAAAGAAGTGTTGGACTTCCATACACATCGGAGGCAGAGATCT GGAGATGACGGGTGCAGTTTCGTTCCTATGGGATATAGCAGACAAGATTATGGACTCCAAGTAG